The Oncorhynchus clarkii lewisi isolate Uvic-CL-2024 chromosome 20, UVic_Ocla_1.0, whole genome shotgun sequence nucleotide sequence tttgtaaataaattcattaaaaaaagtgggagaacttgcacaattggtggctgactaaatactcttttgccccactgtatgaagCAACTTTTTATAGAGAGGGTAGAGTTGAGTTTGCATCTGATTTTTCTTTCTATTCTGTAGATATGGACTTGAAGTTTGTCAATCAATGCCACgggattcttctgttgaaggagaggcggaccaaaacgcagcgtggttattgtgatacatctttaataaagatgaaaatagaacaatatacaaaaaaaaagaaaaacgaaACCGTAAAAAAacgaaaacagccctatctggtgtaacaaacacaaagacaggaacaatcacccacaaaccccaacaccaaacaggctacctaaatatggttcccaatcagagacaatgactaacacctgcctctgattgagaaccatatcaggccaaacacagaaacagacaaactagacacacaacatagaatgcccactcagatcacaccctgaccaaacaaaacatagaaacatacaaagcaaactatggtcagggtgtgacagccagGGGGATACAAAACCTGTTGAagagaaaagcttttttttttttttgtaaggaCTGCAATGCAGATCTTGTATTCGTTCAAAAAACACATTCATGCAAAGAGGACTATAATTATTGGAAAAATCAGTGGGGCAATATAATTTTTTGGGCCCAAGGGACTAATCATTCAGCTGGGGTTGCAATTTTAGCACACAATTTCAAAGGGACATTTTTGTTTACTCAAATGGACACCAATGGACATTGGCTAGTAGCGGTCATCAACCACATGGACAGATTATTTGTGATGTGTAATGTATATGGATACTGTTCTATTCCTCCAAATAACTTACTTCTAGAGGAAATTGAAGCAATTCTTAAAAGTCTTCTGAGAAAATATCCATCCAGTCAGATTATAGTTGGTGGAGATTTTAATATGGTTTATTCTAATGAGACTGATAAATTGCCCCATATGCCTAACATTGGTGTGAACAAGTTGGTGAATTTCTGCCAAAGCCTGAACTTAATTGACATATGGAGAGTTAAAAACCCTGGAGAGAAACAATGCACATGGAGTAATAGAGATCGTTCTTTACAATCACGAATTGATTTGTGGGTGATAACCTCTAGTCTTGAGCCCAACACGGTAGAGGTAAAAATACTGCCTGCAGTCCTGACGGATCATAAAGTCATATGGTTGACTGTAATAATGTGCAGTAATGATGGTAAGAAATACTCTGGTGGTTATTGCAAATTAAATAACTAATTGTTATTGcatgctgatttaaaaaaaaattgattaaGAATCTAATTTCTGTTTCCTGGAGTTTAGCTACATCTAATGCAGAGTATGGGATATATTGGGAACTGCTGAAATGTAAAATCCGCTCAGACTGTGTTACTTCTGGAAAAAAGCTTGCTTTAAGAAGGAGATGTGAGGTAACTGAACTCTCTAAGACAATTGCGGATATCACAGAGATTGAGCATCTTGATCTTAATGAGAAAGCTAAATTGAATGATTTACAGAATCAACTAGATACATTGTATGAGGAAAATGCTACAGGAGCTTTCATAAAATCCAGAAAACAATGGCTTGAAAAAGGCGAAAAGAACAGTAGATACTTTCTTAAtttggaaaagaggagagggaaacTCAACACACTTCGGAAACTTAAGATTAATGGGGTTACCACTGAGGATAAAGAGTTGTTATCAGAATTTACCACTAAGTTTTATGAGAATCTTTACTCCTTAGATAACAATTTGAGTGACTCTAAGGATCTCCTTGATTCTATAGAGAATTCAATGAGTGAAGAATTCAATCGGTCTTGTTGTCAAGATTTATCCATTATGGACATCCAGTACGGGGTTGCTCAGTTAAACAAATAACAAATCTCCAGGTTGTGATGGATTAACCTCTGAATTTTACAAAACCTTCTCTGAAGAAATAGCACCATTTTTACTTGAAACCTTTAAGGAGGCATAAAGAAGGGAGAACTACCTGCCTCTCTGAAGCAATGGGTTATTACTCTTATACCTAAACCACACAAGGATCTCTTAAATATTGATAATTGGCGTCCAATCACACTCCTACATGACGACTAAAAAATGATAGCCTTAATTTTTGCAAAAAGGTTAAAGTCTTGCTTGAATGATCTGATTGATGAATGTCAACCAGGGTTTATGAAAGGGGCCATATATTTAATAATCTGAGGCTGGTGTTAGACTTGGTTGAGTATTGTGATCTATTGGATGACTTCCCTGTTATCCTATTTTTGGATTTTCAGAAAGCATTTGATACAGTAAGTCAGAATTGTATCTTTGATTGTCTTAAGCATTTGAAAtgttgtcatttttttgttgatGCTATTAGAACTCTGTATAATGGTGGCAATAGCTATATGAAACACTGTCATGGAACATCTTCAAGGTTTAACATTTACAAAGGAATATGACAAGGTTGTCCACTTTcaccttttttatttttgttagtATCTCAAATGTTATGCTCATTAGTTCATAAAAGTCCATTTGAAggcattccattccattccagagAGATCAGATTTCCCAACTGGTGGATGACACctcactttttttttattttttatgtgtcACAAGCTAGATTAGCATTGGATATCGTGAAGCAGTTCTCCAAAATCTCAGGTCTGGCATTAAATCTTTCCAAAAGTGAGATTTTTGTTTTGAAATTAGCAGATTGTAACATCTCTGAAAAAGATACTGTAACCTACCTCGGTGTAAAGATCACCCAAAATCTTAAGGCTGTGAatgatcttaatttgaacccTGTAACTGAATCTGTCAAAAAAAAAATGATCCTCATGGTTAGGGAGGGATTTAAGTCTTCAAGGAAgggtgcttttatccaaagctgaGGGGTTATCTCGTGCATCCTATCTTTTTTCATCTATTGACATTCCCAAATCCACTTGCTGTACTTTAGGTAGGCTTTTGTACAACTTCATATGGAAAAACAAGCCACGTAAGATAAAAATAGATGCTATCACCAACAGGGTTTGTGATGGCGGTCTAAATGTCTTAGACTTCACTCTCTTCAATCAGATATCAAAGGTCAACTGGATTAAAAGGTACATAAAAAATCCTCATAGTTTCTGGAATATACCTCATTTTGTTTTTCAGAAGTTCGGGGAGCTTAATTTTTTACTACAATGTCCATATATTGTGGGTAAACTTCCTGTGAAACTGGCAGCTTTTCACAAGTAGGCTTTAATGTGCTGGGGTTTGTTGTATAAACACAACTTCTCACCTCATAAATGTTTTATATGGAACAATGGGTCGATATTACATAGAAACAAGATGTTGTTTAACCATAAATGGTCCTCGAAAAACATTGTCCTTGTCAGCCAATTAGTTAATATTAGAGGGAATCTATTTACACTGAAATAATTTATGGAAAGATACAACTTTGAGGTTTCAAGCAAGGAATATGACACTGTTATTAAAACCATACCTAGTGGGATAAAAACTTTACTTCAGAataatgcatattttggaatatctCCGATTGTAAGTGATATCCAGGTGAATGGCATTGGTCTACTAGATATGAAATTCAACAATCGTTTATTAAGGGATATTTTCTACGGGAAGTCTATTCCCTCTGGCACCGTGTGCTTGGCTCACTCCACACAAATTTATGGTGACCAATAAAGTAAAGGAGATCTCCTTTAAGATTATCCATAGATTATATCCATGTAATAGCTTGATTTCTACATATATACCTGATGTTACCAGTGAATGCAGTTTTTGTGAACTAGAAACTGAATCTATTGAACACTTATTCTGTCATTGTTTATATAGTGAAGTGTTCTGGACTGATGTAAAACTATATCTTGGCCTCAAATTGCATACAACCATAGAAATGTTTAAGTTTGACATATTATTTTACTACACTGATTCCACAATTGAACGTGAGTATGTCATAAATCTCTTTATTTTATTAGGAAAACATTTCGTACACAAATCAAAATTTATGAAGAAAAAGCCCCTTTTCTACATTTTGGAAAACTATTTAGAGTCTTTAAAACGTATACAaaacaaaatgttaaaaaaaaaatgtattcgcTATATGTCTGTATTTGAATTGATATAATGTGgattatttttgttttattttaacttttttattttatttttggattAGTTTTATTTTAGTTTATGTTTTGCATGTTActgttaataaaaaataaataataaaaaaggtGCTATTTCCTTGTCGGAGTTTACCCAGAATACGCCGAGCGGCCCATTGCCAACGTACACCGTGTGTTAACAGATATACTTTTTGAAGAGATAAGAAACTCCTTTGTAATCAATTAACGGCCGCGCGGGGGATTCTGGGTGATTCTGGGACAAGACGAGCTCTCCTACAAGGAGTGAATGGGAGTCAATTGGGCTCTAGCTCAAAAACCCAACATTAGCATGAATTTTGTAAACAAGAAGTACAATATCAATAACAAATCCGAGACGTGAGATAATTAACTTATTATCTGTAATATCGTATAGCTTTGGAATCTCGACTCATACCCTGACTTTGAGAATGGAACGTGACGATGAGTTTAGCAACCACATGACGCAGAATGACAACTTAAACGCGATTGGGCGACAGTCTGCCTCCATTAATTTTCAAATGAGATTCCCATCTCCTCCTTTCTCGATTATCGCTGGTATTATTACGATTCCTTAAAGGTATATCCGCTTCTCCCCTCAGTTTGTTTTCGCGGAAGTAAAATCCATCAGCGATAGCTATCCGACTATTGTCTTTTCCTACTTAACATTATCTTTAGAAACATAACACTGGTCCGATAAAATGTTGTTCCAGGAGAATATGACCAACTGTGTTACTTTTCAGACCAAATTATCATCCGTTATGGATGTGTTGGCCAAAGCTGCAGTGACCGAAATAAGTAAATTGTTCGATGATGGGTTTGCTGTGTTACGCTTGGAAATGTGCCACAGAGAAAATGAAATTGAAGCCTTGAAAAGAAAATTATTCATGGAGAACGAACGGCAAGCGACGAGTTCAAAACAGCGAGAAGCAGGCAATTCTTTCACATGCTCTTCGTCTTCCAGAAGGACAGAGCAGGGTAAGCCTGCGCGTGCTTGCTTACTGTACTAGCTAACTAGGTTGACTTCTCTACAATGTGTTGTTGTCCAGTGTCCATCTCAACTCGGGTCAATTCTTCAAGAACATATCAAATACAGTATTAACAACATAACTGACAATAATTTAGCTCAATGCCTATCTAGTGTACATATTGCCAGGAAACCCAACGTTGAATTGCATTGAATTCTGTTGGGCAGAAATGAGCTTTTGAGTCAGGGCAGTTTCCTCTCACGACCTCTGttgaataaaattatattttaaccTACTTTATCGGTTGTCTGTGCAGTTGGTCTTTTTGGCGTTAGGAATGtgacaatatatccacagaaaatGATGATTACATCAACTCTACAAAGCTCTGGTAGTGGGTTCAGATTTCTATCACCTGAAGCATGCACATAACCATGTAAGCACGAGCTCGGCAAGTATGCATGCATCTCATGAATGTATTTTATTATCTTGTGCACATGCTTCAGGTGATAGAAATCCGAAAGCACTGCCAGTGCTTTAGAAAAGTTGATGTAattatactttcctgtggatatattgCCTCACATTACTACCTCCAAAAGGAGCAACCGCACAGACAAATATCAACAAGTTCAAAaataattttattcaacattctgactTGCAGAGAGGTTGTGAAGGGAAACTTTCCAGATTCAAACACTCATTTCTGCCCTACGTAGAATTCAATGCAATTCGAGGTCAGGTTCCCAGGCAAGTGTAGATAATGGGTTTCAGTTCTATTGTTGACCTTTGTTAAGTTGTCCAGTACACTCTCAACTTTGTTTTACAGTGCTTATGACATATAGCTACTGACAGTTCAGTTAAACCTTCCCTTTCAGGGTCCAAGGGGTCTGATGAGGATGCTGGTGAAAGGACTTCATTTGAGCAGACCGCCAGGGACAAAGCGATCACACCTAAAGACAAACAACTGGATCAAAATAGACCACAGCCACCTGCAGAATCAGTAGAGGGGTTCAATGAACAGTACAGGTCTGGCCAGCGagagaagggtagtgcactagAGTTTGTGAAGACAGAGCACGAGGAGGAGTATGACGTTATTTCACTACATACATCAGGAAGTGAACATGGCACAGAGCTATCAGATCATCAGGAAACTGAGTTTGCCATGGATCGCAGAGAGAGTCATCTGTGGGCGTCTGTATCAGAGATTAACTGTGACTCTGAGGGTCCTGATTGCTCATATGGTACAGAACAATATACACAGGATCTAAATACAGACATACAGCTTATTCAAAGTGCTGTGGAGGGTCTTGATAGCGATCCATCATCAGAGATGGGGTACATAAACAGACTAATGAAAGAAGAGATGCGAGCACAGTCTGGTTGGCATGACCAAAGAAGAACCCCTATAGATTTGGTTCAGGCACAACCAGGTCAGCACAGAGAGCAAACTATGCAcccagagagaagggaggatgggACAACTACCAGAGTGCCGTCAGACAAACAAACACGAACCAATGAGGGTGTAGCATATTCCAACGTTTGGCTAAACAATGTATTCTCGCTTACCCCAAATGGTTTCAACTCAGCAAAGGTAGCCTCAAGGAGTACCCCAGCAAGAGAGAAGTGGTTTGTTTGCACCTTTTGCGGAAAGAGCTTTGACAGGGTCAGTCACTTGGAGATGCATCAACGGATtcatacaggagagaaaccgtacAACTGTGTGACATGTGGGAGGTGTTTTGCTCAGCAGAGTAATCTCCGCACACATCAGCGAGTACACCGGGGCCTCAGAACAAAGCAAACGAAAAGTAATCACAATGACGAGACGACTAAGAACATTCTAGAGAAACCAGCTGGGGCCCGTCCCACACATTATGAAACACAACCTCATTAATATAAACTTTTTCTAATGACTGAGAACAGAGAGTTCCTGAGAAGACAGTCAAGACACTCGTGCAAAAAGCCGCAGGATGCTACTTTTGTCTTCCTATTCTGTAAAGTGAGAGCAGTGCGACCCTACCACAACTGTTACACTAGTGGTGCTAATATACTGTAGGGAGTTAAAGTTACAGGTTTACATCCTCCTGCTTGTATATTTTAAAAGGAACAGTTATCAAGAGGTGGATCTCCATCGTCTTTTAAGTTTTTGTAGGACTATGCCAGAGACAACACATCTTGAGAGAAAATACAATGCACATGCTTTTATCAATGCATACATTTTTATGAATACACATGAAAATTATCTGAACTTTGAGcccttgttgttgttgaaatacactgagaatacaaaacattaacacctgctcttgccataataataata carries:
- the LOC139376234 gene encoding transcriptional repressor RHIT-like, with protein sequence MLFQENMTNCVTFQTKLSSVMDVLAKAAVTEISKLFDDGFAVLRLEMCHRENEIEALKRKLFMENERQATSSKQREAGNSFTCSSSSRRTEQGSKGSDEDAGERTSFEQTARDKAITPKDKQLDQNRPQPPAESVEGFNEQYRSGQREKGSALEFVKTEHEEEYDVISLHTSGSEHGTELSDHQETEFAMDRRESHLWASVSEINCDSEGPDCSYGTEQYTQDLNTDIQLIQSAVEGLDSDPSSEMGYINRLMKEEMRAQSGWHDQRRTPIDLVQAQPGQHREQTMHPERREDGTTTRVPSDKQTRTNEGVAYSNVWLNNVFSLTPNGFNSAKVASRSTPAREKWFVCTFCGKSFDRVSHLEMHQRIHTGEKPYNCVTCGRCFAQQSNLRTHQRVHRGLRTKQTKSNHNDETTKNILEKPAGARPTHYETQPH